Proteins encoded by one window of Synergistaceae bacterium:
- a CDS encoding GerMN domain-containing protein codes for MRDLDDDRSKYREREIEGRALDEPAVRRRSSASRSSQRRREDVDDEKFVQNDDISQRYPKEDSFQKQLRRRAIDRGGYQDNYEDYDDEYEDDFERAPLLVRISAWVAVLIIFFATGYMGANYFFKWADRKNDGRMVGDVVGSGTEVNQIKKEQLPQIIDEGANYVIYIPEDGKFRERTTDIKKGLKEEDAKKIISMYIDTLKELNILNNDVRLISVFFSGDWAYVDVSKEFMTSLKSLGKKDAPVVPTGMLKTVAKNFPPVKKIKFYLDSNEIKDKTTIDLSKPWETMN; via the coding sequence ATGAGAGATTTGGACGACGACAGAAGTAAATACAGAGAAAGAGAAATAGAGGGTCGTGCTTTAGATGAGCCTGCGGTAAGACGCAGAAGCTCCGCCTCTCGTTCTTCGCAGCGAAGAAGAGAGGATGTTGATGATGAGAAATTTGTACAAAATGATGATATTTCTCAAAGATATCCGAAAGAAGATTCATTCCAGAAACAGTTAAGACGTAGAGCCATAGATAGAGGTGGCTACCAGGACAATTACGAAGATTACGATGACGAATACGAGGATGATTTCGAAAGAGCTCCCCTTCTTGTCAGGATTTCTGCTTGGGTTGCCGTTCTTATAATATTTTTTGCGACCGGATATATGGGTGCAAACTATTTTTTCAAGTGGGCTGACAGGAAAAATGATGGTCGAATGGTTGGAGACGTGGTCGGAAGCGGAACAGAAGTAAATCAAATAAAAAAAGAGCAGCTTCCTCAGATAATAGACGAAGGTGCAAACTATGTAATATATATTCCTGAAGATGGGAAATTTAGAGAACGAACTACAGATATTAAAAAAGGTCTCAAGGAAGAAGATGCCAAGAAAATAATATCTATGTATATAGATACATTAAAAGAGCTCAATATATTAAATAATGACGTACGCCTTATAAGCGTTTTTTTTAGCGGAGATTGGGCTTACGTAGATGTGTCTAAGGAGTTTATGACATCTCTTAAAAGTTTGGGGAAAAAGGACGCACCGGTGGTTCCTACCGGCATGCTAAAAACCGTAGCCAAGAACTTCCCCCCTGTCAAAAAAATAAAGTTTTATTTAGACAGCAATGAAATCAAAGATAAAACAACTATAGATCTTTC